Proteins encoded within one genomic window of Pararhizobium capsulatum DSM 1112:
- a CDS encoding SDR family NAD(P)-dependent oxidoreductase, which produces MTMMDWKTITIPDLADKAVLITGASTGIGAALVRAFVAQGAKVAIHYNESRTAAEALSDEVGKDVTFLVQGDVSQDGETERVVEAAASHFGRLDGLVNNAGGMLGRVTTAEMTDAQYERVMNLNARSVLAATRAAHPHLARQGGFIINTTSIAARNGGGGGAILYAASKGFVSTITKGHAKEFTGDKIRVNGVAPGVITTPFHERYTSPEMLDAQRRTVPMARLGTPDECVGAYLFLASEMLSGYVTGQIIEVNGGQLMP; this is translated from the coding sequence ATGACGATGATGGATTGGAAGACGATTACGATTCCCGATCTTGCGGACAAGGCGGTGCTGATCACCGGCGCCTCCACCGGCATTGGTGCAGCGCTCGTTCGCGCCTTTGTCGCACAGGGTGCAAAGGTCGCCATCCACTACAATGAGAGCCGCACCGCTGCCGAAGCACTCTCGGACGAGGTCGGCAAGGACGTGACATTCCTCGTGCAGGGCGATGTCTCCCAGGATGGCGAAACGGAGCGGGTCGTCGAGGCCGCTGCCAGCCATTTCGGTCGACTTGACGGCCTTGTCAACAATGCTGGCGGCATGCTCGGCCGGGTCACTACCGCCGAAATGACCGATGCCCAATACGAGCGCGTGATGAACCTCAATGCCCGCTCGGTGCTTGCCGCCACCCGCGCCGCGCATCCCCATCTCGCCCGCCAGGGCGGCTTCATCATCAACACCACCTCGATTGCCGCCCGAAACGGCGGTGGTGGTGGCGCGATCCTCTACGCCGCCTCCAAGGGGTTTGTTTCCACGATCACCAAGGGCCATGCCAAGGAATTCACGGGCGACAAGATCCGTGTCAACGGGGTGGCGCCCGGTGTCATCACCACGCCGTTCCATGAGCGCTATACCTCGCCGGAAATGCTCGATGCGCAGCGCCGCACGGTGCCGATGGCGCGCCTTGGTACGCCGGACGAATGCGTCGGCGCCTATCTGTTCCTTGCCTCCGAGATGCTCTCGGGCTACGTCACCGGCCAGATCATCGAGGTCAACGGCGGCCAGTTGATGCCGTGA
- a CDS encoding DUF2161 domain-containing phosphodiesterase translates to METELYLPIKRFLEAAGYAVKGEIGGCDIVGLGADDPPVVVICELKLSFNLELVLQAVDRAAASDEVWIAARVSAKGKGRERDRRFRDLCRRLGFGMLGVSDLGVVDILVSPAAILPRKNTKRRSRLVAEHQRRKGDPTGGGATRQPIMTAYRQRTLDMARLLEAGPLRPRDLKAAAPDAAAILLRNVYGWFDRLDRGIYGLNDTGRAAIARWPGIAAVED, encoded by the coding sequence TTGGAAACCGAACTCTATCTGCCGATCAAGCGGTTTCTCGAAGCGGCCGGCTATGCAGTCAAGGGCGAAATCGGCGGCTGCGATATCGTCGGCCTCGGTGCCGATGATCCGCCCGTTGTCGTCATCTGCGAACTGAAGCTCTCCTTCAATCTCGAACTCGTGCTGCAGGCGGTTGATCGCGCAGCAGCAAGCGATGAGGTCTGGATCGCCGCCCGCGTCTCGGCAAAAGGCAAGGGCCGCGAGCGAGACCGCCGCTTTCGCGATCTCTGCCGTCGCCTGGGCTTCGGCATGCTCGGCGTTTCCGATCTCGGCGTGGTCGATATCCTCGTCAGTCCGGCTGCGATCCTCCCGCGCAAGAACACCAAACGCCGCTCCCGTCTGGTTGCCGAGCATCAACGCCGCAAGGGCGACCCGACCGGTGGCGGCGCCACCCGCCAGCCGATCATGACGGCCTATCGCCAGCGCACCCTCGACATGGCCCGCCTGCTCGAAGCCGGCCCGCTGCGCCCGCGCGACCTCAAGGCCGCCGCTCCCGATGCCGCCGCCATCCTCCTGCGCAACGTCTATGGCTGGTTCGACCGGCTCGACCGCGGCATCTATGGCCTCAATGACACAGGGCGCGCGGCGATTGCCCGCTGGCCCGGCATCGCCGCCGTCGAAGATTGA
- a CDS encoding FecR domain-containing protein — protein MRVCIAVVAALGSILPIAASARADVVARPSTAEGSVISRKSGEEARFIELHNWRGVDVDQALLAGDILRTNAVGRLAILFADDTQVRMGRNTTLVVKSINTSADSRLELQGGTIWARAKRGGNGIAVDTPAAAAAIRGTDWTLTVEGDHTTLSVLEGSVSLSNPQGSVTVARGEGATVSIGQAPRKYTLVNLEEREQILLYSELRGIFSGLAVSNRKPAALRAERARILALGENVRSPEDRVLLAEAALEYDGFAAAKAALASLPRPLPSPLEARAKLVEAMIAGDDLRYEQAANLFRAAMPGLSRDRRASAAYGLWFAEALANPDRQLPPPNIASYDDSPVAILAQASVIANDRGMAAAIDFLKAAEKRFPDDARLPTAIAGLAFELDRRDEVREALARALALDPDSPAALLTSARFRTAIDSDLDGALAELEHAVKVAPGADAVWNEIGIVQSDRNAIVEADDAHRRAIELNPQNAALYANYARFLMDNEQIRAAKSALDIAEKLDAKSYAVLAAKGRYLLRMGQTDEGERTLLEASSINPTYGDSLIGLAIAAYQLGNEEEAIQALDNADRYENDNPSIPLIRSGIALDQFRADEAIIQAREALKRRQARGGYYSGYDANRQVTSFLGITLDNLGLSEWGEYYADRGYDPFKGSSYLDEADSGRNTPFSGDAPLLTPQERKQPGSSTFSSQMQALMLDPMAVAGETRRNSLEGRAFFEAALTGGVMWEKDGDLGWRDDLLLQGTSYATVPMSYYLQAEMVRPESPRENDRDDLKGVNAEIGLRPTLEDNIFLFANAGHRDQGYPGPDWNPTPYDVSDTDFANIGIGWAHTISDRNVIQAFVAGNDIREHTEFDYVDFFGDLNQLKENTRQRTLTAGISHMLGIGPVTLRYGAEGSVWKGDYDYSVYTFWNGDEYVSPNFESNGRSARLYADALWEIDHSLQVQGGIYYNWAEDYDDCGCVDPRIGIAWAPIENHWLRAYYREDTSLDSSYTLSPISTVGLAPLDLPLVTTGQSKTAAVRWDAEWSERFFTAVEYQHQTLDGLSLRVPDVLYTRFGASEGRIDRLNLSANYWIGGGLGAYGSFTLIDSTNTSPGVPEDIGLPLVPEYLAQLGLTYVDPSRWTATVGQTFVGKRAGTDSGLELDPVSLTNIGVSWKSPDGHLETSLQLLNVFDTDFDVAEGVAAPGRTLLGSIRARF, from the coding sequence ATGAGGGTTTGTATTGCCGTCGTTGCGGCACTGGGGAGCATATTGCCGATCGCGGCGTCTGCAAGGGCGGATGTCGTCGCGCGTCCGTCCACCGCCGAAGGCTCCGTCATTTCGCGCAAGTCGGGCGAAGAAGCGCGCTTCATCGAACTCCACAATTGGCGTGGTGTGGATGTCGATCAGGCGCTGCTTGCCGGGGATATCCTGCGCACCAACGCCGTAGGGCGTCTGGCCATCCTTTTTGCTGACGATACGCAAGTGCGTATGGGGCGGAACACCACCCTCGTCGTCAAGTCGATCAATACCAGCGCCGATAGCCGCCTGGAGCTTCAGGGCGGTACCATCTGGGCTCGCGCCAAACGCGGTGGCAATGGCATTGCGGTTGATACGCCGGCAGCCGCCGCCGCTATCCGCGGCACGGACTGGACGTTGACGGTCGAAGGCGATCACACCACGCTCTCCGTCTTGGAAGGCTCCGTGTCGCTCTCCAACCCACAAGGCTCCGTCACGGTTGCGAGAGGCGAGGGTGCCACGGTTTCGATCGGTCAGGCGCCGCGCAAATATACGCTCGTCAATCTGGAAGAGCGCGAGCAGATCCTGCTGTACAGCGAGCTCCGCGGCATTTTCTCAGGTCTGGCGGTCAGCAACCGCAAACCCGCAGCACTGCGGGCCGAGCGGGCACGCATCCTTGCGCTTGGCGAGAATGTCCGCAGCCCGGAAGACCGCGTGCTGCTGGCGGAAGCCGCGCTTGAATATGACGGCTTTGCCGCGGCAAAGGCGGCTCTCGCCTCCCTGCCACGGCCATTGCCCTCTCCACTCGAGGCCCGTGCCAAGCTGGTCGAGGCGATGATTGCCGGCGATGACCTGCGTTATGAGCAAGCCGCAAACCTCTTCCGCGCCGCCATGCCGGGCCTCAGCCGCGATCGCCGCGCATCAGCCGCATACGGCCTCTGGTTTGCCGAAGCGCTTGCCAATCCCGACCGGCAGCTCCCCCCGCCAAACATCGCCAGTTACGACGACAGCCCCGTCGCCATCCTCGCTCAGGCCTCCGTCATCGCCAACGACCGCGGAATGGCCGCCGCGATCGATTTCCTCAAGGCTGCCGAGAAGCGCTTTCCTGACGACGCCCGCCTGCCGACCGCCATTGCCGGCCTTGCCTTCGAACTCGACCGCCGGGACGAGGTGCGCGAGGCTCTCGCCCGCGCCCTGGCGCTTGATCCCGATAGTCCGGCAGCGCTCCTGACCAGCGCGCGTTTCCGCACGGCCATCGACAGCGATCTCGATGGCGCGCTGGCCGAGTTGGAGCACGCCGTAAAGGTGGCGCCGGGGGCGGATGCTGTCTGGAACGAGATCGGTATCGTCCAGAGTGATCGCAACGCCATCGTCGAGGCCGATGATGCCCATCGCCGGGCGATCGAGCTTAATCCACAGAACGCCGCGCTCTATGCCAACTATGCCCGTTTCCTGATGGACAACGAGCAGATCAGGGCGGCGAAGTCGGCGCTCGATATTGCCGAAAAGCTCGATGCCAAGTCCTATGCCGTTCTTGCCGCCAAGGGGCGTTATCTCCTGCGCATGGGTCAGACGGATGAAGGCGAGCGCACGCTGCTCGAAGCTTCCTCGATCAATCCGACTTATGGCGACAGCCTGATCGGCCTTGCGATTGCCGCCTATCAGTTGGGCAATGAGGAAGAAGCGATCCAGGCGCTCGACAATGCCGATCGCTATGAAAACGACAACCCCTCCATCCCGTTGATCCGCTCCGGTATCGCGCTCGACCAGTTCCGGGCCGATGAGGCGATCATACAGGCGCGCGAGGCGCTGAAACGCCGCCAGGCGCGCGGCGGCTATTACAGCGGCTACGATGCCAACCGGCAGGTCACGTCCTTCCTCGGCATCACCCTCGACAATCTGGGCTTGAGCGAGTGGGGCGAGTATTACGCTGACCGCGGTTACGACCCGTTCAAGGGCTCGTCCTATCTCGACGAGGCGGATTCCGGGCGCAACACCCCGTTTAGCGGCGATGCACCGCTCCTGACCCCGCAGGAGCGCAAGCAGCCCGGCAGCTCGACCTTCTCCTCGCAGATGCAGGCCCTGATGCTCGACCCGATGGCCGTTGCCGGCGAAACCAGGCGCAATTCGCTGGAAGGACGCGCGTTCTTCGAGGCTGCTTTGACCGGTGGCGTTATGTGGGAAAAGGACGGAGATCTCGGCTGGCGCGATGATCTTCTGTTGCAGGGCACGAGCTACGCAACGGTGCCGATGAGCTACTATCTCCAGGCCGAGATGGTCCGGCCGGAAAGCCCGCGCGAAAACGACCGTGACGACCTCAAGGGCGTAAACGCCGAAATCGGCCTGCGTCCGACGCTGGAGGATAACATCTTCCTCTTCGCCAATGCGGGCCACCGCGATCAGGGCTATCCTGGTCCGGATTGGAATCCCACGCCCTATGACGTGAGCGATACCGACTTTGCCAATATCGGCATCGGCTGGGCACACACGATCTCGGATCGAAACGTCATCCAGGCCTTTGTGGCTGGAAACGACATCCGCGAGCATACGGAATTCGATTATGTCGATTTCTTTGGTGACTTGAATCAACTGAAGGAAAACACGCGGCAGCGCACTTTGACCGCGGGCATTTCTCATATGCTCGGCATAGGCCCGGTCACGCTGCGCTACGGTGCAGAAGGCAGCGTCTGGAAGGGCGACTACGACTATTCGGTTTACACCTTCTGGAATGGCGACGAATACGTCTCGCCGAATTTCGAATCCAATGGCCGTTCCGCGCGCCTTTACGCAGATGCCCTGTGGGAAATCGATCACTCGCTTCAGGTGCAGGGTGGCATCTACTACAATTGGGCGGAAGATTATGACGATTGCGGCTGCGTCGACCCGCGCATCGGCATCGCCTGGGCGCCAATCGAGAACCATTGGCTGCGTGCCTATTACCGCGAAGATACCAGCCTCGATTCCAGTTATACGCTTTCGCCGATCTCCACTGTAGGCCTGGCACCGCTCGATCTGCCGCTTGTCACGACAGGTCAGTCGAAGACGGCCGCAGTCCGTTGGGATGCAGAATGGTCAGAGCGCTTCTTTACCGCGGTCGAGTATCAGCACCAGACTTTGGATGGCCTGTCGCTCCGTGTGCCGGATGTGCTCTACACCCGGTTCGGCGCCAGCGAAGGTCGTATCGATCGCCTTAATCTCAGTGCCAATTACTGGATCGGCGGCGGCTTGGGTGCTTATGGGTCTTTTACATTGATCGATAGCACAAACACGTCTCCAGGTGTTCCGGAGGATATCGGCTTGCCCTTGGTCCCGGAATACCTGGCCCAGCTGGGGCTTACCTATGTCGATCCGTCCCGTTGGACCGCAACCGTCGGCCAGACTTTTGTGGGGAAGCGCGCCGGCACCGATAGCGGCCTGGAACTCGATCCCGTCTCGCTCACCAATATCGGCGTCTCCTGGAAGTCGCCGGATGGCCATCTCGAAACAAGCCTGCAGCTTCTCAATGTCTTCGATACGGATTTCGACGTTGCCGAGGGCGTAGCCGCCCCCGGCCGCACGCTGCTTGGCAGCATCCGCGCGCGGTTCTAG
- the yghU gene encoding glutathione-dependent disulfide-bond oxidoreductase encodes MTDKSPADNFPAGYEVPKVWTWDKGNGGQFANINRPIAGPTHDKDLPVGKHPLQLYSLATPNGVKVTIMLEELLAAGHTGAEYDAWLTRIGEGDQFGSGFVDVNPNSKIPALMDHSTPEPTRVFESGSILLYLANKFDAFLPKDHKAHTETMNWLFWQMASAPYLGGGFGHFYAYAPMHIKYAIDRFSMEVKRQLDVLDRHLADNRYMVGSEYSIADIAIWPWYGSLALGKQYGESGAFLEVESYRNLQRWTAEIAERPAVTRGRIVNRAFGEPSEQLHERHDSSDFETKTQDKIAQGAAS; translated from the coding sequence ATGACCGATAAATCCCCCGCCGATAATTTCCCCGCCGGCTACGAAGTTCCCAAGGTCTGGACCTGGGACAAGGGCAATGGCGGCCAGTTTGCCAATATCAACCGCCCGATCGCCGGCCCGACCCATGACAAGGATCTGCCGGTCGGCAAGCATCCCCTGCAGCTCTATTCGCTGGCGACGCCGAATGGCGTGAAGGTAACTATCATGCTGGAAGAGCTTCTGGCTGCCGGCCATACGGGCGCGGAATACGACGCCTGGCTGACCAGGATCGGCGAAGGTGACCAGTTCGGTTCCGGCTTTGTCGACGTCAACCCGAATTCGAAGATCCCGGCTTTGATGGACCATTCGACGCCGGAGCCGACCCGCGTCTTCGAAAGCGGCTCGATCCTGCTGTATCTTGCCAACAAGTTCGATGCCTTCCTGCCCAAGGACCACAAGGCGCATACCGAAACGATGAACTGGCTGTTCTGGCAGATGGCCTCGGCACCCTATCTCGGCGGCGGTTTCGGTCATTTCTATGCCTATGCTCCGATGCATATCAAATACGCCATCGATCGGTTTTCGATGGAGGTGAAGCGCCAGCTCGACGTCCTCGACCGGCATCTGGCCGACAACCGCTATATGGTAGGCTCCGAATATTCGATCGCCGACATCGCCATCTGGCCCTGGTACGGCAGTCTGGCGCTCGGCAAGCAGTATGGCGAATCCGGCGCCTTCCTTGAGGTCGAGAGCTACAGGAACCTGCAGCGCTGGACGGCTGAAATTGCCGAGCGCCCGGCGGTCACGCGCGGCCGTATCGTCAATCGTGCTTTCGGCGAGCCTTCGGAACAGCTACACGAACGTCACGATAGCTCGGATTTTGAAACGAAGACGCAAGACAAGATTGCCCAAGGCGCAGCGAGCTGA
- a CDS encoding winged helix-turn-helix transcriptional regulator, with translation MQRKNFDEMNCPIARTLDRVGEWWSILILRDAFFGRTRFDEFQKSTGIAPNILTRRLKSLVEAGLLEKRAYQERPTRYEYILTDMGRDLQPLLIALSDFGNRYFADRGVTMQITDKSTGNLAIPTYVDAATGKTIDPASFAIRSVRQR, from the coding sequence ATGCAGCGCAAGAATTTCGATGAGATGAATTGCCCGATTGCCCGCACCCTCGACAGGGTGGGGGAGTGGTGGAGCATTCTCATCCTGCGCGACGCCTTTTTCGGCCGCACCCGCTTCGACGAGTTCCAGAAGAGCACCGGCATCGCACCCAATATCCTGACGCGACGGCTGAAATCCCTGGTCGAGGCCGGCCTGCTGGAGAAGCGCGCCTACCAGGAGCGCCCCACTCGCTATGAGTATATCCTGACCGACATGGGCCGCGATTTGCAGCCCCTGTTGATCGCCCTTTCCGATTTTGGCAACCGCTATTTCGCCGACCGCGGCGTCACCATGCAGATCACCGACAAATCCACGGGCAACCTCGCCATCCCCACCTACGTCGATGCCGCCACAGGCAAGACAATCGACCCCGCCAGCTTTGCCATTCGCTCGGTCCGCCAGCGCTAA
- a CDS encoding MFS transporter: MLSSAISARLSERSIHYGWVVAATAFLTMLVTAGTIGAPSVLLLPLQREFGWEASSISAALAIRFFLFGLMAPFAAALMNRYGLRRMALTALCIIFSGMGLSLFMTELWQLIVLWGFVIGIGTGLTAMVMGATIATRWFTARRGFVVGLLTASTATGQLVFMPLVAALTEAYGWHSAVIFIIAMLLVCAVAMLLFMRDRPSDLGLRPYGQTVDEPPAAAALSSNSPIDILIEAAKTRIFWVLFLSFFVCGLSTNGLIQTHFVSLCADYGMTPVAATGFLAIIGIFDFVGTVASGWLSDRYDNRWLLFWYYGLRGLSLIWLPFTGFEFIGLSVFAVFYGLDWIATVPPTVKLTAQHFGREKANMVFGWVFFGHQVGAATAAFGGGYIRDSYASYLPALMVAGIACLIIAPFVLSGARQRMQPAAA, encoded by the coding sequence ATGCTGTCCTCCGCCATCTCTGCCCGTCTCTCCGAGCGCTCCATTCACTATGGATGGGTGGTCGCCGCCACCGCCTTCCTCACCATGCTGGTTACGGCGGGCACCATCGGCGCGCCCTCGGTGCTGCTCCTGCCCCTGCAGCGCGAGTTCGGCTGGGAAGCCTCGTCGATCTCCGCGGCACTTGCCATCCGCTTCTTCCTCTTCGGCCTGATGGCACCCTTTGCCGCCGCGCTCATGAACCGCTACGGCCTGCGCCGCATGGCGCTCACCGCGCTCTGCATCATTTTCTCCGGCATGGGGCTGTCGCTGTTCATGACCGAGCTTTGGCAGCTGATCGTGCTCTGGGGCTTCGTCATCGGCATCGGCACGGGGCTTACCGCCATGGTCATGGGTGCGACCATCGCCACGCGCTGGTTCACCGCCCGCCGCGGTTTCGTCGTCGGCCTTCTGACCGCCAGCACTGCCACCGGCCAGCTCGTCTTCATGCCGCTGGTCGCGGCCCTGACCGAAGCCTATGGCTGGCACAGCGCCGTCATCTTCATCATCGCCATGCTGCTTGTCTGCGCCGTCGCCATGCTGCTTTTCATGCGCGACCGTCCCTCCGATCTCGGCCTCAGGCCCTACGGCCAGACGGTGGACGAACCCCCGGCAGCTGCCGCGCTTTCAAGCAATTCGCCGATCGACATATTGATCGAGGCCGCAAAGACACGGATCTTCTGGGTGCTGTTCCTGTCGTTCTTCGTCTGCGGCCTGTCCACCAACGGCCTGATCCAGACGCATTTTGTCTCGCTCTGCGCCGATTACGGCATGACCCCGGTCGCCGCCACGGGTTTCCTGGCAATCATCGGCATCTTCGATTTTGTCGGCACCGTCGCCTCCGGCTGGCTGTCGGATCGCTACGACAATCGCTGGCTTCTGTTCTGGTATTACGGGTTGCGCGGCCTCTCGCTGATCTGGCTCCCTTTCACCGGCTTCGAGTTTATCGGCCTTTCCGTCTTCGCCGTCTTTTACGGCCTGGACTGGATCGCCACCGTGCCACCGACCGTGAAGCTCACGGCCCAGCATTTTGGCCGGGAGAAGGCAAACATGGTCTTCGGCTGGGTGTTCTTCGGCCATCAGGTTGGCGCCGCCACGGCGGCGTTCGGCGGCGGCTACATCCGCGACAGCTATGCGAGCTACCTGCCGGCCCTGATGGTCGCCGGCATCGCCTGCCTGATTATCGCGCCGTTCGTCCTCTCCGGCGCACGACAGCGGATGCAGCCCGCCGCGGCATAG
- a CDS encoding hydroxyacid dehydrogenase, whose product MAAGQKKLVISAPEPRTLDLIFTKEARAALDERYRIIETDPEDVAGLDDAILGEISYIIGQPPLSHQTLERMPKLRAILNVESNLINNMPYEVLFERGIHVVTTGQVFAEPVAELGLAMALNIARGIVDADLDFREGRELWGGEGNGRARLLSGSEVGIIGFGDLGKALNRVLSGFRTTTRAFDPWMPASILRDHGVEPAGLDEVLSNSDFIFVVAAATSENQGFLDATAFAKMRDGAAFILLSRANVVDFGDLMVAVESGRIVAASDVYPQEPLPLDHPVRHLKGFLRSAHRAGALDSAFKKMGDMVLEDMDLMDRDLPPMRCKRAERETVSRIRSKPVTVN is encoded by the coding sequence ATGGCTGCGGGGCAGAAAAAACTCGTCATCAGTGCGCCGGAGCCACGCACGCTTGATCTCATCTTCACCAAAGAGGCGCGGGCAGCGCTTGACGAACGCTATCGGATTATCGAGACCGATCCAGAGGATGTTGCCGGGCTGGACGACGCCATTCTCGGTGAGATCAGCTACATCATCGGGCAGCCGCCGCTCAGCCACCAGACATTGGAGCGCATGCCCAAGCTTCGGGCCATCCTCAATGTCGAGAGCAACCTCATCAACAACATGCCCTATGAGGTGCTGTTTGAGCGCGGCATCCATGTGGTGACGACAGGTCAGGTCTTTGCCGAGCCGGTGGCCGAGCTTGGGCTTGCCATGGCGCTCAACATCGCCCGCGGCATTGTCGATGCGGATCTCGATTTTCGCGAGGGACGCGAGCTCTGGGGTGGCGAGGGCAATGGCCGGGCTCGGCTCCTCTCCGGCTCGGAAGTCGGTATCATCGGCTTCGGCGATCTCGGCAAGGCGCTGAACCGGGTGCTATCAGGTTTTCGCACGACAACACGGGCGTTCGATCCGTGGATGCCGGCCTCGATCCTGCGTGACCATGGTGTCGAGCCGGCGGGGCTGGACGAGGTTTTGTCCAATAGCGACTTCATCTTCGTGGTTGCAGCCGCTACCAGCGAAAACCAGGGTTTCCTCGACGCCACGGCCTTCGCGAAGATGCGGGATGGCGCCGCCTTCATCCTGCTCAGCCGGGCGAATGTGGTCGACTTCGGTGACCTGATGGTCGCCGTCGAGAGCGGGCGCATCGTGGCGGCGAGCGATGTCTATCCACAGGAGCCGTTGCCGCTTGATCATCCGGTGCGCCACCTCAAGGGTTTCCTGCGCTCCGCCCACCGGGCGGGTGCGCTCGACAGCGCCTTCAAGAAGATGGGCGACATGGTGCTTGAGGATATGGACCTCATGGACCGCGACCTGCCGCCGATGCGCTGCAAGCGGGCCGAACGCGAGACCGTTTCGCGCATACGCTCAAAGCCGGTGACCGTGAACTGA
- a CDS encoding helix-turn-helix domain-containing protein, translating to MTFQPRMNNRINGFSVIGGLNRRQWNGVVADLWNVNCAPLAGGFYVADNPRLFIVLDAKGGRPNIRLRQPQSGFSEEGQGQVASYIPAGMELWAEMIDVEYVRHLDLHFNVEILSRRLMEDLDTAQLEAPRLMFSDPRILSLAELIAAECVNPQPLHDLYGDGLSLALLIDVMRLGPSRQRKRSALASWQLRRAIDYIEENCLRGIRMETLAELTGLSQSHFSHAFKASTGLPPHQWQMKARIDRAKQMIVKADQPISVVAVETGFADQAHFTRAFRKVVGVTPGSWARSQKT from the coding sequence ATGACTTTTCAGCCCCGCATGAACAATCGCATCAACGGCTTCTCTGTCATTGGCGGCCTCAATCGGCGTCAGTGGAACGGTGTTGTCGCGGATTTATGGAATGTCAACTGCGCGCCGTTGGCAGGCGGGTTCTACGTGGCGGACAATCCGCGCCTGTTCATCGTGCTTGATGCGAAAGGCGGGCGACCGAATATCCGGTTGCGCCAGCCGCAGAGCGGGTTTTCCGAAGAGGGGCAGGGGCAGGTCGCCTCCTACATTCCTGCTGGCATGGAACTGTGGGCCGAAATGATCGATGTCGAGTATGTCCGCCATCTCGACCTGCATTTCAACGTCGAGATATTGAGCCGCCGTTTGATGGAGGATCTCGATACCGCGCAACTCGAAGCGCCGCGGCTGATGTTTTCCGATCCGCGTATTCTCTCTCTCGCCGAACTTATCGCGGCGGAATGCGTCAATCCGCAGCCCCTGCATGATTTGTACGGGGATGGACTTTCGCTGGCGCTGTTGATCGATGTGATGCGACTCGGCCCTTCCAGACAGCGCAAGCGCAGCGCCCTGGCCAGCTGGCAGTTGCGCCGGGCAATCGACTATATCGAGGAAAATTGCCTGCGTGGCATCCGTATGGAAACTCTGGCGGAGCTTACCGGCCTGTCGCAATCCCATTTCAGCCACGCCTTCAAGGCTTCGACCGGCCTTCCCCCGCATCAGTGGCAGATGAAGGCCCGCATCGATCGCGCCAAGCAGATGATCGTCAAAGCCGACCAGCCGATAAGCGTCGTTGCCGTCGAAACCGGCTTCGCCGATCAGGCGCATTTTACCCGCGCGTTTCGCAAGGTCGTCGGTGTCACGCCCGGAAGCTGGGCGCGCAGTCAAAAGACGTGA